GCAACAAATAGGATGTACAAGAGAGTTTGCAGTACGTCCAGCATGACAGTTAAAACTGGAAATTCCTATTCTGTCAGATAATTACAAACGTAGCAGGCAGAAAGCTTTGTTTTACCTGGCTCCACCGTGAAACTTGATCCTGACATTGCCAACACTGGCTGCACAGCCGACACTACTGACTGCAGGTCGGCCTGTCTCATCACTCCTGATGGCGATACTTGTGGTGATAGTGAGTCCGTTCACATTCAGATCAAAAGAGCCGCTGTCCTTTCTGTTGATAGAGAGCAGtcactgctgcagcagaaatatcACAAAATGCACTCAACGGTACAGCTCAAAGAAGAAATCTTTGGCCACTCACATTATTCTGAGGTACTTGACCCTCCAGTCCCCGTGCAGACTGATGAAAGCATTACTGATAGACAGTCTCACACCAATACCTGGCACCAGATCCACTTCAGACTGTGGAAATCCCACATTCACTATCTGCAAACTATAAGAATCAATATACCcgtttacaaagacacaaaattataCCACCTGAAATATGCAACACTTTTGAAGAGAATTTACAGTGACGTTGCTTTACTTTGACAGGCTGTACTGGACTTTTCCAATGGGAGACACACGCTCTGTCCCTGAAATATCCGGGACTTTGATGCTTTTGAGTTCCTGCTGGATTGAAGCCAACCCCAGTTCCCTGCCTAAAACAAGACCAAACTTGATGATAGAGCCCATGACATAACCTGTTTATCACCTAATAGAAGTAAAGTTTGCAGCGAGTGTTACCATATTCAAGGCCTTTCTGTGTTAGCTTGACCTTTACTCCAGGGTTGGTGCCTAAGGTCACAGGGATCAGAGCGACCAGGACGAGCCAGCAGCACGGGTACATCTTGACTGttttgaaataatacatttatgaaCAATGCACCATAAACCAGTTGATGTTTCTGGTTTTGTGTGGAAAATGCTTTGGAGGCAAAACCTCAAAACGTCTTTgagaagagttttgttttcttgatcataaatgaaatgaataaatattaataaatgaaataaatattccCTACATGAGAATCATATCCTAACATGTATGATGCATGGTTCCTGAATTATTCATAAAACAAACCGTGGGAGCACCTTTCTCACCCATTTAGTTTGAGCAAAGTTTATGTCCCCTCAAGAGACATATGAGTTTAATTGTGTTTCAGGACACAACAAAACATGGgaaacttaataaaaacactgtaaaagagctgcctattaaagaaaatacatatgttactaccagaaaataaaaacaccatccCTGACTACACAAACCAAGATCAGGACTAGCTTTGGCCCAAGTAGTCATATTTAGTCTAAATACACCTCAGGATACGAGCAAcactgtcattttgtttcatgatTTATAcattatgaattattattattattattaatcatatAATCTAAACTGTTTGCCAGAACAAAGCATTCAGTGAAAAGACTAAAGATTGTCAAATGCAAATCAATGCACCACTTTAGAACTGTTTACCCCTGCAGTCCACCTATATTACAAtctgttatttcatttttaaaaagtcaaagttcattcacacacatttggaaGGATTTATTTGGACTCATTATTCCAAACAGTCTTAGAAAAACCTTACAAAATAGTGAATAATTTAGTAAGTATGCAACAGCTCTTACCTAAAGAAATATCAATAGCAGTTTGTTTTAGAACCAGACGTCCTCTCCCGATGTCCTCGTTGGACTGAAAACAATGCATTCTGAGAGAGGAAGTAGGGCTCATGACTTATAATTTGGTAATTCAATCAGCAACAAGAATCACACCCAGTATTGCTATATTGAATGTCGTGCTTCTCTGATCTCATataatctttttaaatgattgtggTATTAGTAGTGTTGTGGTCTGGTTTCTTCCCATGGGCATATCTGGAAGGTTCCATTGCCAAAACAGCCTAACTAGGTCCTTTCAATACAATTCTACACTAGATGTTTCACCTCCTTATCCTTTTCgtggtttcttttctttgctacCCAGACTGCATGATTCTAGGTGAGTGTTGGAACATAGGTTGACAGGCCAATAAGATGATTTGCCTTCTGACTTTGCTAGTTCTTCACCCCAACCAAACTCCATTTTACCCTCACTTGTTAATAACACCTTGAAATACCCAAAGTCTCAAACTCACTTGAGGTAAAAACATGTCACCTGAAGGGAGCTGTTGACCCAGATGCTTCACACAATCTAAAGGTAATCTTGAAACCTTAAAGGTGTGGTTCAACTGAACCACATAGTCTGAAACATATTGTGTGCCAATATTTGCCACACACCCTCTGGTCCTTCTCTTTAAATATGGAAATCACCATCCAGTCTGCCAGTCCAAAGGTATGTTCCCCAATCTCCatgtaacaacaaagtgtccAGAGGGTTCAGCATCTCAGGGTTAATCTGATTCTGACCGGACGCCTTGGTGCTGGGAAGGTTCTTCAAAGCTTTCAATGCATCAGTTAATCAATCAAGACAAACTCGTTCATTTGTAAACAAGTAAACAAGTTCTTGCACAGCTATTTTCAATATCAACTAACAATTGGATAATTCAGTGCAATGTGACAAATTGTCTCGTTTAGTTTGTACTGTGCTCATTATGGTGCATAACCTGAAACAAAGCTGTGCTCATTCAAATCATCACAAACTAACTGACACACAACTCTAATGGGTTTCTTTCATAGTGGACTGTGGAAGAAATGAACTAAGTTGGGGGCCCCACAGCAAATACTTTTGCTCCTTCAACATCAGACTGTAAGTTTGTGTATCTGTGATGACTAAGAAGAGATATACATGAAattgctgtgtgtgtactgtttaATAAGTATAGAGTGAGGATTTCGTGCTctggcactgttttttttttaatgttttaggatCATTTAAGGATAATAAATTAACACTTAATCATTATTACACCTCATAttcttcaactttatttaaaatcagatgAATGTGCATTATGAAGAAACTTGCTTTAGAGCAGGACAAAAACTGAGACGGGTGCAGTTTAAAAGCAAGTGATGTTGCTGCAGAGCTCtagtgacatctagtggtgAGTAGTAAACAAAGACATCTCAGTTAAAACCTTAGGTCAAAGATAATGatcattcaattaaattcaattcaattcaactttatttatatagcgccaatttacaacaaagtcatctcaaggtactttacataataaagtccagactacacaagtatgtagaggcaacccaacaaatcccctatgagcaagccctaggcaacagtggagaggaaaacctccctttaacggaagaaacctccagcagaaccaggctcagggtgggcggccatctgccttgaccggttggggtgagtggaaagtgaagggagaaaggaaaagagcagcgaaaagcaacaacaaaacattatacaggttggtaggacacaaaattaatagcatacagtggtgacaaatacatgtatagagaaaaagaggaggggagctcattgcacttgcgggagtcccccaacactctaaacctatagcatcttaggtaggagctagttcaggtttactgagcagttttaactataagctttatccaaaaaggaaggttttaagcctagtcttaaaagtagagagggtgtctgccccccgagtttggattggaagctggttccacaggagaggagcttgatagctaaaggctctgcctcccattctacttttgcaaattCTGGGAACCATAGGTAGGTCGGTATTCtgggatcaaagtggtctaatcAGGCGATACacaactatgagatcttttaaatatgatggagcttgaccattaagagctttgtttGTAAGGATGAGGtattgaattctattctagatttcaTGGGAAGCTAATGGAGAGAAGCTTGTGAAGGTGAATTATGATCTCTCTTCCCCTGACCCCaagagtagggaattacagtagtccaacctagaagtaacaaatgcatggaccagtttttcggcatcaccttgagacaggatgcttctaattttagcaatgttccgtaggtggaagaaggctgttctagagatttgtcttatatgtgaggtaaatgccaaatcctggtcaataACAACTCCAAAGTTCCTCACCAAagcactggaggccaaagttatgtcatctaaagtaactattaTTGTttgacagcatatttctcatctttttaggcccaaagagaatcatttcagttttgtctgaaattAGAAGTAGgtaattgtaggacatccaggcctttatgtcttttagacatgcttaaAGTTTGACTATTTGGATAGTATCttttggtttcacagataaatagagctgggtatcatctgcatagcagtgcaagtttatggaatgtttcataataattttgcctaaaggttaAAGGTTACATTAAGAAGATTAATATTAGGTGTGTTCTTAGTTATTTTGTTCACTGTGAAATATGAAACTTTGCTCAAACTAACTTTGGTCCTTCCCTAGGTTTAAGAAATCACTAAAGGTTCTGTTGCAAATTTTTATATACAAATCAACAGCGCCGTTGGCTTTCTGGCAGAGAATTAAATCTTCAGTTtttcagaagaagaaaagtagaCATAACACTAGTTGGTAATTTTCCCAGAATATgtgcttttaacatttattgaagGTGGAAGCAGGTTAATCTTCAGCTCATGAAACTTTACAGTCTCTTAGGGGAAGGGAAGACTTAATTGTTTCTAAGTCTAAACTATGATTAGTAACTCTGCATAATGTGGGAAAAAGTTGAAGTCCTGTAGCTGTTTACTAGGGGGACTTGAAACTGTCACCGGGCAACACAGCTTAGctcatgtttccatttttatgcaGGAAAGTAAAAGATCTGCCAAGGACCTGTGTGGGAGAACTGATGGTAATATGAAAGTGATTTTCCCCAAAGAGGATGATGCTGTTCATACTTCAGAATCCAACTCTGGACCTATTAATGCTGGAGACTATGTGCTCGTAAAGGTAGGGCTCCATTCATGGAGATGATGCAGCTACAAAGAGTCTTTTCAAATAAAGCCTGACTGATATGGCCAATACCTTCAGTTAAGCTCCGTTGTATAATTTGTAGCAGGTGAGGCTCAgtaggaaaaatgaaatgtcacataCACAATTCAGGATTTGGCAACATTAATATGTCTGAAGAAAGTTATTAATATGGCTATAAGCCTTTGACCCCTGATCATTACCTCGAGTCTTGGGTATATTTACATATGATTTTCAGGAGTTTCAAATTGAAATGTCTGTATTCTCATGctcaaataaaaatccattCCAGTAGTTCAGATGTTTTAATAGAATCATGTAAAAGGCTTTCAACTATAAAATCATAAGACAAATGAAAATTACCATATGGAAAATCCCTTTAACACTCATCAATTTACAAATATCAAATTCTCCTTTGAGATGTTTCTGTATCCTCTCAtttatgtttgatgttttgtgtctttcaatATAGATAGTGTCGTCTAACTCCCAGACTCTGAGAGGTCGAGCCCTGAGTCACAGCTACCTGAGAGACACAGTGGCACACTGTGAGCCTTCGTCTAGGCATCAGGTGAAGATGAACATGTGGCGTCAGACACTAGTATGATTTAAACTTGCCATTGAAAGACAGAGATGACTTCACAGGAAATTGGCTTTTAGTTTGTAAAGACAGACTGACTTTGAAGACAAACTGGACAATTGTGCTGAGCTATGAAAACTAGAATGATATTTAAACACTCAGCACCAAATGGGTTTATGTTCATATTAAACTGATCCTGAAACCCTCTAGGATCATTTAATACACAGTAATGTGACAGATTTTGTCTGAAGTAAACCAAAACTAACATCTTTGATCAGCACAAATGTAGATTTGCTGTGTGagttacacagacagaaacgttGAGAAAGAACCCAAGTAAAGTCAGCATAAAGCTCTGTAATCGGCTTTGAAAGGAGCATGTTAGTTTGAAAGAGATGATTGTGGCGACAACAGTGAATCTCATATTGCAGAACATCCTGTGTTATGACAGCACTGCACTGACACTGATGGGAAAAACTCACTGCCcctcatttgcattttctatGTAGAAAAGCTGATCATTTAAgatgattaataaaaatacaaaaagggtAACAATTTAAAGCAAGATCAAGATGCAAACTGTATTTCTCAAGCTGGTAATTGTAGTAGTTGTATAATTGCTCTGTGTGCTCCATCGTGGTGACATCCCCTGGTGCAAAAGTAAACCCTGGGAATTTTCTGGATTAAATTTCAAGCCGTGAACTGAACATCTGTCCCAATCAGCATGTAGTCCTAGGGGAGAAAAACAGTTAATGGTTAATAATAGCTTTTAGATCATGAATGTTACATTAACCCTCATAAAGAAACTATaataatcactgcagtaatatAGAAAATGCCATGTCTCTGACCTTTAGGACCTGAAGCTGGGTATTCACAAGTTTCATCTTCCCAATTGCAGGAAGTGGGTATCCCTTTGCAAGTTGAGCTATGAAGcaatattaacacatttagggaaacaaaaatctgatttgATGTGCAGAAAAGTTACTACAACGTGTAATAATAAAGCACAACCCACATATTACCTGCAGctcaaaatgcttttcattttaagGAAAAAGCCATAACTAGTAAAAAGCCATCTGATTGTTTTAAGATATAACACAGATTCAAAAGAAACCAGCGTGATCCATTGAACAGACCTAACCTGATTCTGGaagcattaaaaacactaaatgtacaGTCGTATAGATGGATAATGTCACTAACTCTAAGTACAGATAATAAGATTGTCCTTTATTTGACAGTTGAGAAATCAGCTCACTGCATGGCGTCGACTGTAAACCCATTGGTTTTTGGCTATGACATTAAAAGGGCGAAGACTGTTTTTGTGCTGcggattttaaattaaaatgtctaaaaaaatgaccctagaagttaaaaaaacttggctttaatttcattttgagaaaaaactgaaaatccaGCAACTCACCATTCACTTTGGGTATCACTACCAGTTCAAGCACCATTTGGAGGACCTTATCAAGGGATTTGACCTGTAGGTTAGAGTTAGATTGTTAGACTTGTACTGCTGGTGGACACTGTGACTCATGTTAAAATGCAGCTCTCACCTGAAACGCTCCAACATAACTTGTCCCCAGGGTCAGATCCATTCTGTGCAAATGAGGCAAAATTAGACTGCAACGTTCATTACGAAGACCTTTTGGCCCCATTTTCCCTTCTGAGACCAAGTGATGATTTTTTAGTAACTCACTTGTTAAGGCTGACAGCTCCAGCCAGCCTCATTTCACTGACAAACATCTGGGTGCTGACACTGGTGTCCTGTAAACAAAGATGtgaaaattgagtttttttgtttccttataCTCTACAGCACACTAATGCCTGTTAGCTGTGTAACCTACTAAGTTCAGCACAAAAAGAGGGGAAAGTGTGGTGTTGGGTTGGATAGCGTAGGCCGTCACTGTGCCAGTGGCCTGGATGGTTATGTTGTTGGGTTCAAAACTGATGATAGGAGTTTTCACTGTCTTCACCAGCAGTTTTATCATCAGGCCTGGGTAGAGCTTGGCAATCTGAAAATATACCATGACATATCTgacaaatcgctaaacagaaaaTCATTCTGATTACGaaaacagaggtgtgtgttttcacctgtgggatgaagatttcaaatgttttagtgCTGAGTCTTATGGGAGAACTTTGAGGGATCTGTTGTGACAGAGGGACAGTTTTTAGACCATTGTGACCCCATGAAAAGTGAATAAGCCAGGAGCAGGAGACTCACTATATCATCTGTGATGTAGAGATTAAAGACTTCAGCTTTATCATAGACAAAGGCTGCAGAGTTGGCGGTGAAGGCAGACAAACCCATGTACAGCATGCTATTGTTCTGGGACGGCAGGAAAAAGAGTGTGGGGGGGACTGGAGGCTCCTGGTGCTTCCCGATGTTGTAAAATTCACCCTAAAGAGTGGAAGAAGAGACGATAAAGGAAGAAATCATCTGTGTCTTTATACGTACTTTTTAGATTCTGAAATGTAATTCTTTACCTTTAAGTTCAAGTCTATAGAAGACGATGACACCGTGGGCGAGGACACCATTGAATATTCAATCTCTGCATACTTATCCACCTGGGCTAAAACTGCAGTATGGTAGAAAATCAGTTGTATGTTCATCATAATCGAAATATCTGAATAAtttatgtgattgttttttttaccattgagAGTTTTTAAGTGAGGGTTCAAATTAGATACTGCATTATTCACCAGAGGGCAGAGCTGCAACAATAAAGAACAGAGAAACTCTGTGTCTTATCAAACACTGATATCAATATCAAACAGTGATTTTTGACTGGAAAAAGCAAATATACTGCTCCCAAAACTGGACACTGACACCAtctgtatttttcatttaatgccactttttaattttatgccaGGAGCATCTGTTGTGAGTTTAGCCCCCAACTAGTTGAGATGTATATGACAGAGCGCGATGGCGATCGATAAAAACAGCGAGTTTAAGGCTGATTTCCTCTCACCTGTTTCGCTAATGCATTACGCAATGCCTTATCAATGAAGCTTCTAAAGAGATTGTACAGCCAACTGCAACAAATAGGATGTACAAGAGAGTTTGCAGTAAGTCCAGCATGACAGTTAAAAGTGGAAAATACTATTCTGTCAGATAATTACAAACGTAGCAGGCAGAAAGCTTTGTTTTACCTGGCTCCACCGTGAAACTTGATGTTGGCACTGCTGACACTGGCTGCACAGCCAACACTACTGACTGCAGGTCGGCCTGTCTCATCACTACTGATGGCGATACTTGTGGTGATAGTGAGTCCGTTCACATTCAGGTCAAAAGAGCCGCTGTCCTTTCTGTTGATAGAGAGCAGtcactgctgcagcagaaatatcACAAAATGCACTCAACGGTACAGCTCAAAGAAGAAATCTTTGGCCACTCACATTATTACTAGGTACTTGACCCTCCAGTCCCCATGCAGACTGATGAAAGCATTACTGATAGACAGTCTCACACCAGTACCTGGCACCAGATCCACTTCAGACTGTGGAAATCCCACATTCACTATCTGCAAACTAAAAGAATCAATATACCcatttacaaagacacaaaattataCCACCTGAAATATGCAACACTTTTGAAGAGAATTTACAGTGACGTTGCTTTACTTTGACAGGCTGTACTGGACTTTTCCAATGGGAGACACACGCTCTGTCCCTGAAATATCTGGGACTTTGATGCTTTTGAGTTCCTGCTGGATTGAAGCCAACCCCAGTTCCCTGCCTAAAACAAGACCAAACTTGATGATAGAGCCATGACATTACCCATTCATCACCTAATGGAAGTAACATTTGCAGCGAGTGTTACCATATTCAAGGCCTTTCTGTGTTAGCTTGACATTTACTCCAGGGTTGGTGCCTAAGGTCACAGGGATCAGAGCGACCAGGACGAGCCAGGAGCACTGGTACATCTTCACTGTTTTGAGATAAAAAGCACAGCAAAATTCGTGTTGTTTTTAACAACAGTGCACCATAAACCAGTTGatttttctggttttgtttgGTTGCTTTTGTGTGAGAAATGCTTTGGAGGCAAAACCTCAAAACGTCTTTtagaagagttttgttttcttgatcataaatgataaatattccCTACATGAGAATACATAAATACATCGTACATATCCTAACATGTACGATGCATGGTTCCTGAattattcataaaaacaaaccgTGGGAGAACCTTTCTTACCTGTTTAGTTTGAGCAGAGTTTATGTCCCCTCAAAGACATATGTGGGTCAGACATGCACAAGAGACATATGAGTTTAATTGTGTTTCAGGACACAACAGAACATGGGAAAcctaataaaaacactgtaaaagagcTGTCTAttgaagaaaatacatattttactaccagaaaacaaaagcaccatCCCTTACTACACATACGAAGATCAGGACTAGCTTTGGCCCAAGTAGTCATATTTAGTCTAAATATACCTCAGGATACGAGCAAcactgtcattttgtttcatgatGTATACATTAtgaatcattattattattattattattattattattattattattattattattattattatgcataTAATCTAAACTGTTTGCCAGAACAAAGCATTCAGTGAAAAGACTAAAGATTTTACAAATGCAAATCAATGTGCCACTTTAGAACTGTTAACCCCTGCAGTCCACCTATGTTACAatcttttatttcagttttaaaaagtcaaagttcattcacacacatttggaaGGATTTATTTGGACTCATTATTCCAAACAGTCTTAGAAAAATCTTACAAAATAGTGAATGTTTAGTAAGTATGCAACAGCTCTTACCTAAAGAAATATCAATAGCAGTTTGTTTTGGAACCAGTCGTCCTCTCCCAATGTCCTCGTTGGACTGAAAACAATGCATTCTGAGAGAGGAAGTAGGGCTCATGACTTATAATTTGGTAATTCAATCAGCAACAAGAATCACACCCAGTATTGCTATATTGAATGTCGTGCTGCTCTGATCTCATataatctttttaaatgattgtggTATTAGTAGTGTTGTGGTCTGGTTTCTTCCCATGGGCATATCTGGAAGGTTCCATTGCCAAAACAGCCTAACTAGGTCCTTTCAATGCAATTCTACACTAGATGTTTCACCtcctgtgtgtactgtataataAGTATAGAGTGAGGATTTCGTGCTCTGGCACtgtttttttgaattttttaggATCATTTAAGGATAATAAATTAACACTTAATCATTATTACACCTCATAttcttcaactttatttaaaatcagatgAATGTGCATTATGAAGAAACTTTCTTTAGAGCAGGACAAAAACTGAGAGGGGTGCAGTTTAAAAGCAAgtgatgctgctgcagagctCTAGTGACATGAAGGGAGAAAGGGAGTGaagggagaaaggaaaagagcaacaaaaagcaacgacaaaacattatacaggttggtaggacacaaaattaatagcatacagtggtgacaaataaatgtatagagaaaaagaggaggggagctcattgcacttgcgggagtcccccaacactctaaacctatagcatcttaggtaggagctagttcaggtttactgagcagttttaactataagctttatcaaaaaggaaggttttaagcctagtcttaaaagtagagagggtgtctgcccccccaatttggattggaagctggttccacaagagaggagcttgatagctaaaggctctgcctcccattctacttttgcaaactctgggaaccacaagtaggcctgtattctgtgatcaaagtggtctaatcgggcgatacacaactatgagatcttttaaatatgatggagcttgtatgtaaggaggagggttttgaattctattctagattttatgggaagccaatggagagaagcttgTGAAGGTGAATTATGATCTCTCTTCCCCTGaccccaaaagtagggaattacagtagtccaacctagaagtaacaaatgcatcaACTAGTTTTttagcatcactttgagacaggatgcttctaattttagcaatgttccgttgGTGGAAGACGGCTTtactagagatttgtcttatatgtgaggtaaacaccaaatcctggtcaaaaatgactccaaggttcctcaccacagcactggaggccaaagttatgtcatctaaagtaactattattgttagacagcatatttctcatcttttc
This genomic interval from Channa argus isolate prfri chromosome 5, Channa argus male v1.0, whole genome shotgun sequence contains the following:
- the LOC137127782 gene encoding bactericidal permeability-increasing protein-like isoform X2, which gives rise to MSPTSSLRMHCFQSNEDIGRGRLVPKQTAIDISLVKMYQCSWLVLVALIPVTLGTNPGVNVKLTQKGLEYGRELGLASIQQELKSIKVPDISGTERVSPIGKVQYSLSNLQIVNVGFPQSEVDLVPGTGVRLSISNAFISLHGDWRVKYLVIIKDSGSFDLNVNGLTITTSIAISSDETGRPAVSSVGCAASVSSANIKFHGGASWLYNLFRSFIDKALRNALAKQLCPLVNNAVSNLNPHLKTLNVLAQVDKYAEIEYSMVSSPTVSSSSIDLNLKGEFYNIGKHQEPPVPPTLFFLPSQNNSMLYMGLSAFTANSAAFVYDKAEVFNLYITDDIIPQSSPIRLSTKTFEIFIPQIAKLYPGLMIKLLVKTVKTPIISFEPNNITIQATGTVTAYAIQPNTTLSPLFVLNLDTSVSTQMFVSEMRLAGAVSLNKMDLTLGTSYVGAFQVKSLDKVLQMVLELVVIPKVNAQLAKGYPLPAIGKMKLVNTQLQVLKDYMLIGTDVQFTA
- the LOC137127782 gene encoding bactericidal permeability-increasing protein-like isoform X1, translating into MYQCSWLVLVALIPVTLGTNPGVNVKLTQKGLEYGRELGLASIQQELKSIKVPDISGTERVSPIGKVQYSLSNLQIVNVGFPQSEVDLVPGTGVRLSISNAFISLHGDWRVKYLVIIKDSGSFDLNVNGLTITTSIAISSDETGRPAVSSVGCAASVSSANIKFHGGASWLYNLFRSFIDKALRNALAKQLCPLVNNAVSNLNPHLKTLNVLAQVDKYAEIEYSMVSSPTVSSSSIDLNLKGEFYNIGKHQEPPVPPTLFFLPSQNNSMLYMGLSAFTANSAAFVYDKAEVFNLYITDDIIPQSSPIRLSTKTFEIFIPQIAKLYPGLMIKLLVKTVKTPIISFEPNNITIQATGTVTAYAIQPNTTLSPLFVLNLDTSVSTQMFVSEMRLAGAVSLNKMDLTLGTSYVGAFQVRAAF